GCACTCACACCTTATTCAACATCatagaattcatactggagagaaaccttaccaatgtagtGAGTGTGGCAAGGCCTTTGGCCAGTACTCACACCTCACTCAACAccacagaattcatactggagagaaaccttaccaatgtaaagaatgtggcaaagccTTTAGCTTTCATTCAAACCTTATTGAACATCTCAGAATTCAtagtggagagaaaccttaccaatgtaaagaatgtggcaaggcctttagcTACCACTCAGTCCTTATTCACCATCAcagaattcacactggagagaaacctcaccaatgtaaagaatgtggcaaggcctttagtCAGCATTCAAAACTTACTGGACATctcagaattcatactggagagaaaccttacaaatgtaaggaatgtggcaaggcctttaccACGTACTCAAACCTTATTCGACATCTCAGAAttcacactggggagaaaccttaccaatgtaaagatTGTGATAAGGCCTTTAGCCGGCGCTCACACCTTATTCAACATCatagaattcatactggagagaaaccttaccaatgtagtgaatgtggcaaggcctttggCCAGCACTCACACCTCACTCAACAccacagaattcatactggagagaaaccttaccaatataaagaatgtggcaaagccTTTAGCTTTCATTCAAACCTTATTGAACACCTCAGAATTCAtagtggagagaaaccttaccaatgtaaagaatgtggcaaggcctttagtCAGCATTCAAAACTTACTGGACATctcagaattcatactggagagaaaccttacaaatgtaaggaatgtggcaaGGCTTTTACCACGTACTCAAACCTTATTCGACATctcagaattcatactggagagaaaccttacaaatgtaaggaatgtggtaAAGCCTTTAAGGACTGCTCATCACTAAATAGACATGGGCAAATTCATATCAGACAAAGACTTGACATATGTCAATGTGGCAAGGTCTTTACCAGGCACTCAATCCTTACTcgacatcacagaattcatactgcagagaaaccttacaaatgtaaaaaatgtggcaaggcctttaccCAGCACTCAATCCTTACTcgacatcacagaattcatactggagagaaaccttacaaatgtaaggaatgtggcaaggcctttaccAGGTACTCAAACCTTATTCCACATctcagaattcatactggagacaAACCTTACAAATATAaggaatgtggcaaggcctttaaaGGACCCTCAGACCTCACTCGACATAACAGAATTCATAGTGGAGAGAAACCTCACcaatgtaaggaatgtggcaaggcctttaccCAGCCCTCTATCCTTACTCGACATCAcagaattcacactggagagaaacctgaTAATGTAAAAAGAATGTAAGTCAGTGCCTATAAGTGGTGCCCAGCCCTTACGGGACATCAGAAAATTCCTATTGGAGAGTAACCgtacaaatgtaaagaatgtgcAAGCTCTCCCTGCAAGTCACAACTTACTCCACATTCTAGTTATCACATAGGAGCCAAAGTGTGAAATGGAAAGTGGCCATGCCTTTACCTGGAATTCAACTTTTGCTCGATATCACAAAAGACACCCTAGACGCAAACCCTAGAAATGTAATGAGTGAACAAAGACcctcattttaaactttttttttttttcaacgttttttatttatttttgggacagagagagacagagcatgaacgggggaggggcagagagagagggagacacagaatcggaaacaggctccaggctctgagccatcagcccagagcctgacgcggggctcgaactcacggaccgcgagatcgtgacctggctgaagtcggacgcttaaccgactgcgccacccaggcgcccccaaagaccctcattttaaatatacactttAGGAAACACAAGAGAGTGCATATAAGAAAGTAACTGGAAAGGTAGATTTACAAAAGTATTTCATTGAACATCAAATGTGAATCATGTTACAGAAATCAAATAGAAAGAAGTATATCTGTCATTTCATTCAGACATTGCTTCAAAATACTTATAACGAATAATACAGAGTTAGACACTTAGAAAACATATATGCTATTCTGGTCCTAAAGATCTAGTGGATCGGTTTTTGCATAGGTATAATTAATTTCAAATTgtgccttggttttttttttttttttacttacattgACCCTCTTTGGGATTTGTGACTAGcaaatattcatgtatttctaCTCTCAAATCACTAcagattattcatttattcctagTGGGTGTGTGAAACCATGTGACTGACTGTTGTTGCATCAAAGGTATGAGATGCCCTTCTTCATTATGCAGGACTCAGGCATATCGAATTTTCCATGGAAGATAAAGGACAATATGATGTACAACATCTGAAACAAATCTAAATGGAGATGCTGTTTGTGGTTATACCACTGATGTAAGTTGTCCTGAGACAGGTGTTGAGAACACCATTGTCCATTTATTAACTCTAAAAACTTCCtgaatattagaaagaaaatgttttacgTTAAGGTCTTAAAGGCAAAAGAGGTGGCAGTCCAGTGCACTGATAGATCTTTACAACAGCAATAGTCAGAGCACATGAGTTGATGTGGCTGCAATGAAGACATCTTCACAGATGGCAGCCAGAGCCTAGCTAACTCTTCCCCCAAATGGCATAAATTGTACATCCACATCTTTCAACAATTACCTCCGGCCTGATATTTATGGAAATCACTACTCCCCTGTCATTACATCAACACATGAATGCTTTTTTACCACTTGTATTCTATATTTTGAACGATTTGTTGAGTCGAGTGGATTTGAAATGCGTAAATTGGTCTGTGtgaacttaatatattttaattaataaaacataattgtttttaatgtgttaacATGGATGTGTAATGAATGAAGTGTGATCCAACCAGCAATGTTACCACATCCTCTTGTATTTAAGGTTGTAGGTAACTGACGGAATCTATAACTCTTTTCCTAACACAACGGCATAACATACCCAGTAATCCGTTTTCTCCGCGGCCTTAGGATTTACATAATGTgccattatttttcctcttgtttatCCATTAtaccattttctcctctttgtgaATACTGTGATATTCTTATGGATATATTATGGGGTCTAGAGGGGTACTGCTGACCTTTTACCTAAGGTCCCCCGTGAAACGCTATTTGGCATTCATTTTGCACAGCCAgtccatttgtttttaagtttatttattctgagacagagcataagcatgggaggggtGAAGCagcggggagagaatcccaagcaactctgctgtcagcacacagccagacacaGGCTTCAGACCCATTAACTATgggatcaagagccacatgcttaacctactgaggcatccaggtgcccctagccagGAGTTTTACAGGGTCTTGACTGACACCAGCCCCTCTCACTAGTACATTCCCTAGACAACACCCTACAGACTCACAAGATAATGTAACTTTTGATAAGACAGTTTTAATCTGCCCCTGTGACCAACTGGGTCTGCTTTCTCCCAGTGTTTTCCCCTCTGTGTCCCCTACAGAAGGCACAAAGCATGCTTAAACCTGCTTTAGTTTGGCAAAATCTGGACTTAGCCAGGGCTCTAAAGCATGCCATCATGGCAGCTAAGACAGCTAACTGCCAGTCATTGGGGGGTAGGTGTTGTTTTCATGTGCATATGAAGCAAACATGCACATATGCTAGTACTAGGTGTGTAATAGATACCCCATAAGTAGGAGAAACAAATTCCAATAGTAGTGATAATGTAGCCCCAGATGAGACATAGAAAATATACAAGGTAAAGAATTAGCATAGTGCATTCTGCATGTGGAGGAAACACCTGTCCCAGGTTGCACAACTGAGAATGCATATAGAAAGATAACTTCTACTTGCTTTATTTCCCAGTTGTCTCCATATCTCCACTgctgtgtttgttcatttttggtgCCAGATATGTAGACATCACAAACATTCTTTTCTGCCTGTGTTGTGGTGAGAGTGTCCTCACTAGCTGCTTAGTTGAGATGAGAGATGTAAGGCTGTAGGTATTCAGACCTGTAGCGCTGGGATGAGGGATGGGAATATAAGTAAAACATGATGAAGCCATTATCCTCAGAGAGTAAGATAAGacctatgaaaataaaatgtgaagaactCTTTCCAATGCAGGGAGGTACCTGGAGGTGGTTCCCTTGAGTCACCCAGGGTCCTAGGTAGTTCTTGGTGGTGTCATTGGATGAATAGGTGTCATGGAGATAAGGAATTGGCAAATATGGTGGGTTTCTGAAGACTGGGGATGCCCTCCTTTATCTCCATGATTGCACtgaattcctttttcttactgaGGTCCAGAAGCTGTCAGATGACAATGATTACTGGTTTGCCCAGGCCTAGATCAGAGGCAGTGGATGGAGGAGGGGTATTAGATGATGCAAACGTTTTGGGCATAGCTTTTAAATGTCACATGGCAGAGTAGGTTTTGGAGATGAAGAAGACTTCTGGACACTGTAATGGGATCAGCAGGATGTGTGCTGTGGTTGTTCAAGCACTAATATCTCAAGATATAACTCCAGTGAAAGTGAGATCCAGTGTAGATGGGTGACCTTTCAGGAAAGACAATTCATTGTTGTGAGGGATATTCCTGTCATCAGTCAGCCTCAAGATGAGTATAGTCCTGTACTCTTGCTCTGTCCAGGGCCCAGATTTGTTGGAACAGCAGTTCAACAGTGACAGGCAGTGAGCTTTTCTGATTCCAACAGTCCAGCACAAGTGTTCACTGACtcctgaatgaataaagaagatttggtgtgtatgtgaatgttAGTAGGCATAAAAAGgtatgaaaccttgccattttttaacatttatttgtgagagacagagagagacagagcatgagtaggggagggggggagagagggatagagaatctgaagccagctacaggctctgaggtgtttgttagcacagagcccaacgtggggcttgaactcatgaagtgtgaaaccatgacctgagttggagtcagaagctcaacaaactgagccacgtaggcacccctgaaatcttggcatttgtatGAATGGGTGGTGTTACAGAgtgttaatgctaagtgaaaacagtcagagaaagacaaatcctatatgatttcactcacatgtggaaatcaagaaacaaaacaagtgagcaaagataaagaaaaatagcaaaagggagaggcaaaccaagaaaaagatgcttaactatagagagcaaactgatggttaccagagtggagaTGGGTAGgcagatgggttaaataagtgatggggaatAATGAGGTCCCTTGTGAGTTGAgacctgggtgttgtatggaattgttgagtcagtATATTGTCcacatgaaactaatgttacgcaatatgttaactacctggaagTTAAAGAAAAACCTCTGGGaagtgttttgttgtttattgATTGAGGAACCTTTTCCTCTTAGGTTAACTGACTTCAGCAAGTGCACAGAATATAACTTGGtgaacaaatggaaacatttatcTCTTCTTCCTACCTGGTTCTTCCAGATCTCAGAAACTCTCTATTCTTATATGTTTATTCTAATACATGTGTTTGCGTAATTTCCATAAGAATCGTTTCTCCGTGTGACAAGACGCAGTTGGAAACACTGTTAGGTAACCAAGACTTTGACTAGAATGTCATAGCTGAGAAAGACCGAAATCGATTCAGAAATGAGGAGACGGCTATAAGGATCTCTGATGGACTTCATGGACCCAATCAAGCCCCCTTGGAAGTATGAGCATGATTCCTTGCTTACAGAGTCCCTGGAAGCCTTCCCAGGTGAATCAAGAACTTTATTTCCTAATAGGTTCAATAATCTTGGCATGTTTTGGAGACCTCAAGAATataggaattcacccaaatctatAAGTGTTGCAGGCAAAacctgatggcaagtatttggcttcaTTTCTGCCCTtgagaggctactaaaagtttAATCTAGTGATGTCTTATGAAAAATTACAGCAAAGCTGGTTTTAAAGAGTCTATTGGTCAAACCTCTATTGTGGCTGCACTTATGTAAATAAGgaggtcaattttttttctccaaatacacTGAATTTGAAATCCCATTACTGTTAATTTGGGTCTACTTGGTAAACTGAGGATGATTATAgacaaaaatgtttcaataaCACATCTTTGTTGATTTAGACTTTAATAGTATTCATCATAAATTGTACCAGATCCTGATTTCTTCTTGTGTCCTCCAATGACTGCCTAGAAATCCTGAGAAGAAAATTTCTATTAAATCTGcattaaatttgagagagagagagagagagagcacaagcgaggtaggggcagagagagagtgagagggagaatcccaagaagtctcccTGCTGTCAGTCAGGGCAAAGCCCAAGGCTGGCTCAATCCCAGCAACTGTGCAGTGATGACCCAAGCCACAATCAAGATTCGGGCACTTAATGGACTTGGCCACCCATGGGCCCACCACCCCCATAaagtaatattttgatttttctcctacCTTTCTGTCTTGGAATCATTTGAGAACTAAAACTGCCTTCTTTCCTGAATCTCTGGAAACTTTATATAAGTACTTGATGTAAAGAAATCGTCATAATAGCTCATGTACAGACAATTTCAGTTCTGTGGCTGTATAGGCCACTGAAAAGATTACCAGAGGCATTTGAACTATAAACCAGGAAGATCCTTCAGGTTGCTCCTACTTGCCCTCACTGTATCTGAAGATGATTCAAGTCTGACATCTAGACGTCTGTGCCTCTGGCTACCCTGAGAAGTCAGGAACTGGCTTAAGAGTTGATGTCATCATGAAGCATAGTTGTCTTCTTTGGTTTTCATAGAAATGCCTCATTGAATAACATTACATGAACCACAGGGCTAACTTTGAAAAGGCACCTGCATCAAGGCCTCCTAAAACGAGTTTGACTAAACAGATCTACCGTCAGAACTAAAATGCTGGATCCATGACATGAAACAATGTAGGTCAACTTTTAATATGTGCGGCTTCCAGGGAAGTTTCATATGGGGGAATGGAAGGGGTTTAGGACAGCCTTTCCAGTCCCCTCACCCCCAGGATGGCCACTTTGTCATGCAGATACTTTGACATGAAGGTACTTGAGAACCTGCTGGTTCAGAAGAAGCTTTTCCCCCTTAACCATGCAGAAGAGTCTAAATTGGGGAGTCTTCCcagaaaaagagtaaataacAGAGCCAAAGTTATCTCAGTGACCCATCTGTAAGGTAGAACAAACATCTAATTGCCAAGTATGTGCTCTTCTGATCGCCCTGTGAAGTGCATTGCTTTCCTCTGAAGCCTCAGGCCCCTACCCATTTTTCCTTAGTTCACCATGATATTTGGACCTGATGTTGCTAGACAGTCTTTGAAATTTCCATGTTTGTGTGGATTTCCTGTACATATGtgtattaaatttgattttctcctgtcaaTCTGTCTCATGTCCATTTGATTTCTcatccagctagaaggacctttgGGGAGACAAGAATTCTTGTTCTCTGACAGAGGGTTTGACTTTAATGCCTCATTTCCTGTCACTCCATTTCACGTATAAAAAGATGCTGGGGCAGTAGAAAGTACTTCCACAGGAGTTCATATTTTTGAGCACAGTTTTTGTCACTATTTCAGCAGATTCCTTATTTATTGTCAGTGTGGATACTAGCTTGTCAGTGTTTTCCTTAaaagtttcttggggcgcctgggtggcgcagtcggttaagcgtccgacttcagccaggtcacgatctcgcggtccgtgagttcgagccccgcgtcgggctctgggctgatggctcggagcttggagcctgtttccgattctgtgtctccctctctctctgcccctcccccgttcatgctctgtctctctctgtcccaaaaataaataaacgttgaaaaaaaaaattaaaaaaaaaaaaagtttctaaggaGCACTCAAAATATGTATCCCGCTCAATTTGTCTAGCCGATTAGATGGCTCTCTGAAGGTGGGTGATTAAGTACACAGGTGAAATGTTTCAAGGGACCTCACTTAGGCCACTTGAGCATTGAAATCATCCTTAggatcattttctatttatttagtttttttcaaaCATGTCCTCGGTGTGTGTTAAACACGAGTCCCACCAGATTATTGGAAGGTGGTTCTCCATCCTTTTTCCTAATTGTGATGGCTTATTCTGATTCCTAGTGGGATTAGATGCTCAGCACTACTTTAGGAGTTTCAGCTGTGAATGATCTTGCTTCCTCAGGCATCATTCTGGAGTTGGTTGATTGTATTTTGTGTCTTGGTTTTCTCTGGACTTAGCCTGCCTAAATTCACAGTGCCACAAATGTTACGGGGCTCATTTGTCTATTCTTGCTGTGAGAGTACAACTAAATTATTTGTGTTGTGAATGGGAATCCTTGTAGGATGGCTTTTGGGTGCTATTGACTCTGCCCCTGTCTAATGATGGAGCTAATACCCTTTGTCTTTGGATTCATTCAGAATCTCATCTACAGAATGTATCGAGCATTTACATTGGAAACACTGTGAAGAAGTTTAAGTTTCTAAGACAAAGAGTCATTTCTGCCACAGACCTGCAATCTGTGGTTTCCTGACCATAAAGTTTATTGTGGTCGTGCAGTATTACCAacaaatttgtctttcttttagtAGAGTCCCAAGGGAACACCAACTGATTGTGTAACATGCAGCCTCACAGGCTGCACGTGGGGAGCCAAATCAGCAACACTTGCCCATTGCTAGCCAAGAAGCAATTGAAACATCACACCCAGAAAACTAGAACCAGAGAGCATCTCAGATGCTGAAACCTGCTATAAACAGAAGAGGACCAGTCCTCAGGAAAATGAGTTGATGATGAAACACCAACCAAGTAATTAAGAAAGTTCTTTACCAAGACAGTCCTTTCAGCCAGATTCCTTATTTCTCTCACTGCAAAATGAAAGCACCATAGTCAAGAGACATTTCACATTTTCCTTCATAGTCTTCTCAAAGGTAacttttttatttgctcattttaaaCTAACCCTTTGTGGagcagctgggtagctcagtcagttaagagtctgagtcttggtttcatctctggtcgtgatctcacagtttcatgcaTCTGAGCCCCAGCTGGGCTTGGcagtggcagcacagagcctgcttaggatcctctctctccctctcaaaccctctccaacttgcactgtctctatatccctcaaagaaataaacttaaaaaaatgataaaaataaaaataaactaccctttgtgtgtgtgtgtgtgtgtgtgtgtgtgtgtgttcatgacaacctaattctaattttttttgtgtgcctTTAATATAAAACAATTGTTTTGACGTGAATTTTcctgatgtatatatttttaggttGAAAGCAGATGCATGAAGTTTGGGACAGGTGACATTTGTGGTGTGTCTATATCACAACAAATGTAAAAGTGTCACAAATATTAGCGTGCTAAAAACTCCTTGCATTATAAATGCATTATTTCTGGTTCTCGTTATAACGGGGtatacttaaaaaacaatgtatatagAGTGTGTCAGCATTTCGTAGTTAGTTTTCTTAAGTCCATTTTTAATACCAAATATTGTTTAGGTTGGTGACTTCTCTTCAGGCCAATACTGTCCAGATGgtataaatttgtaaaataaattttcaaaactgaCCATTCTTCTGCATTCAAGAGCAAAGCACATACATGCTTGTGTAGAGCTCAGAGGTGCAATACATTTCTCTTGAATGTTTGGGAAAACATGAAGTCTTTTCAAGAACATCTAAGAAACAGAATAATCCTAGCCTGCTgacactaaggaaaaaaaacttgcctgaaattctgattttgtttcttagCAATTTCTGTTGCTTAGAGAGCTCAAGGGCATGGTTTGGTTGAGGATCACTGAGAAACTGCATGTCCTTGATTCGAGACCCGTGAGGCCATGTTAGCAGATGTTACTTGATAACTTCTGCTGCCACTTTGCCTGATACCCCAGAGGTGTATTCCATCTCAAAAGACTTTGAGTTACAAAaatatcttcttctttttcttaaaggattTATT
The Lynx canadensis isolate LIC74 chromosome E2, mLynCan4.pri.v2, whole genome shotgun sequence genome window above contains:
- the LOC115502661 gene encoding zinc finger protein 345-like isoform X7, whose translation is MHMRENPYNTCGKDLKESSSVGDHQTICVGKNTYTCNKSGIVLSQSRRLNAHKTIGPGEKRYTCKDCGIVFHWHSALSQHQQMHAGKKLYKCEECGETFKDCSSLNRHRQIHIREGLDKYQQCGKDFSRHSYLLRHHSIHTGETPYQCKDCGKAFSQRSNLTRHLRIHTGEKPYQCKECGKAFSQHSNLTRHLRIHTGEKPYQCKDCDKAFSRHSHLIQHHRIHTGEKPYQCSECGKAFGQYSHLTQHHRIHTGEKPYQCKECGKAFSFHSNLIEHLRIHSGEKPYQCKECGKAFSYHSVLIHHHRIHTGEKPHQCKECGKAFSQHSKLTGHLRIHTGEKPYKCKECGKAFTTYSNLIRHLRIHTGEKPYQCKDCDKAFSRRSHLIQHHRIHTGEKPYQCSECGKAFGQHSHLTQHHRIHTGEKPYQYKECGKAFSFHSNLIEHLRIHSGEKPYQCKECGKAFSQHSKLTGHLRIHTGEKPYKCKECGKAFTTYSNLIRHLRIHTGEKPYKCKECGKAFKDCSSLNRHHRIHTGEKPYKCKECGKAFTRYSNLIPHLRIHTGDKPYKYKECGKAFKGPSDLTRHNRIHSGEKPHQCKECGKAFTQPSILTRHHRIHTGEKPDNVKRM
- the LOC115502661 gene encoding zinc finger protein 345-like isoform X3; the protein is MHMRENPYNTCGKDLKESSSVGDHQTICVGKNTYTCNKSGIVLSQSRRLNAHKTIGPGEKRYTCKDCGIVFHWHSALSQHQQMHAGKKLYKCEECGETFKDCSSLNRHRQIHIREGLDKYQQCGKDFSRHSYLLRHHSIHTGETPYQCKDCGKAFSQRSNLTRHLRIHTGEKPYQCKECGKAFSQHSNLTRHLRIHTGEKPYQCKDCDKAFSRHSHLIQHHRIHTGEKPYQCSECGKAFGQYSHLTQHHRIHTGEKPYQCKECGKAFSFHSNLIEHLRIHSGEKPYQCKECGKAFSYHSVLIHHHRIHTGEKPHQCKECGKAFSQHSKLTGHLRIHTGEKPYKCKECGKAFTTYSNLIRHLRIHTGEKPYQCKDCDKAFSRRSHLIQHHRIHTGEKPYQCSECGKAFGQHSHLTQHHRIHTGEKPYQYKECGKAFSFHSNLIEHLRIHSGEKPYQCKECGKAFSQHSKLTGHLRIHTGEKPYKCKECGKAFTTYSNLIRHLRIHTGEKPYKCKECGKAFKDCSSLNRHHRIHTAEKPYKCKKCGKAFTQHSILTRHHRIHTGEKPYKCKECGKAFTRYSNLIPHLRIHTGDKPYKYKECGKAFKGPSDLTRHNRIHSGEKPHQCKECGKAFTQPSILTRHHRIHTGEKPDNVKRM
- the LOC115502661 gene encoding zinc finger protein 345-like isoform X10, with the protein product MHMRENPYNTCGKDLKESSSVGDHQTICVGKNTYTCNKSGIVLSQSRRLNAHKTIGPGEKRYTCKDCGIVFHWHSALSQHQQMHAGKKLYKCEECGETFKDCSSLNRHRQIHIREGLDKYQQCGKDFSRHSYLLRHHSIHTGETPYQCKDCGKAFSQRSNLTRHLRIHTGEKPYQCKECGKAFSQHSNLTRHLRIHTGEKPYQCKDCDKAFSRHSHLIQHHRIHTGEKPYQCSECGKAFGQYSHLTQHHRIHTGEKPYQCKECGKAFSFHSNLIEHLRIHSGEKPYQCKECGKAFSYHSVLIHHHRIHTGEKPHQCKECGKAFSQHSKLTGHLRIHTGEKPYKCKECGKAFTTYSNLIRHLRIHTGEKPYQCKDCDKAFSRRSHLIQHHRIHTGEKPYQCSECGKAFGQHSHLTQHHRIHTGEKPYQYKECGKAFSFHSNLIEHLRIHSGEKPYQCKECGKAFSQHSKLTGHLRIHTGEKPYKCKECGKAFTTYSNLIRHLRIHTGEKPYKCKECGKAFKDCSSLNRHLRIHTGDKPYKYKECGKAFKGPSDLTRHNRIHSGEKPHQCKECGKAFTQPSILTRHHRIHTGEKPDNVKRM
- the LOC115502661 gene encoding zinc finger protein 345-like isoform X5; amino-acid sequence: MHMRENPYNTCGKDLKESSSVGDHQTICVGKNTYTCNKSGIVLSQSRRLNAHKTIGPGEKRYTCKDCGIVFHWHSALSQHQQMHAGKKLYKCEECGETFKDCSSLNRHRQIHIREGLDKYQQCGKDFSRHSYLLRHHSIHTGETPYQCKDCGKAFSQRSNLTRHLRIHTGEKPYQCKECGKAFSQHSNLTRHLRIHTGEKPYQCKDCDKAFSRHSHLIQHHRIHTGEKPYQCSECGKAFGQYSHLTQHHRIHTGEKPYQCKECGKAFSFHSNLIEHLRIHSGEKPYQCKECGKAFSYHSVLIHHHRIHTGEKPHQCKECGKAFSQHSKLTGHLRIHTGEKPYKCKECGKAFTTYSNLIRHLRIHTGEKPYQCKDCDKAFSRRSHLIQHHRIHTGEKPYQCSECGKAFGQHSHLTQHHRIHTGEKPYQYKECGKAFSFHSNLIEHLRIHSGEKPYQCKECGKAFSQHSKLTGHLRIHTGEKPYKCKECGKAFTTYSNLIRHLRIHTGEKPYKCKECGKAFTQHSILTRHHRIHTGEKPYKCKECGKAFTRYSNLIPHLRIHTGDKPYKYKECGKAFKGPSDLTRHNRIHSGEKPHQCKECGKAFTQPSILTRHHRIHTGEKPDNVKRM
- the LOC115502661 gene encoding zinc finger protein 345-like isoform X11, giving the protein MHMRENPYNTCGKDLKESSSVGDHQTICVGKNTYTCNKSGIVLSQSRRLNAHKTIGPGEKRYTCKDCGIVFHWHSALSQHQQMHAGKKLYKCEECGETFKDCSSLNRHRQIHIREGLDKYQQCGKDFSRHSYLLRHHSIHTGETPYQCKDCGKAFSQRSNLTRHLRIHTGEKPYQCKECGKAFSQHSNLTRHLRIHTGEKPYQCKDCDKAFSRHSHLIQHHRIHTGEKPYQCSECGKAFGQYSHLTQHHRIHTGEKPYQCKECGKAFSFHSNLIEHLRIHSGEKPYQCKECGKAFSYHSVLIHHHRIHTGEKPHQCKECGKAFSQHSKLTGHLRIHTGEKPYKCKECGKAFTTYSNLIRHLRIHTGEKPYQCKDCDKAFSRRSHLIQHHRIHTGEKPYQCSECGKAFGQHSHLTQHHRIHTGEKPYQYKECGKAFSFHSNLIEHLRIHSGEKPYQCKECGKAFSQHSKLTGHLRIHTGEKPYKCKECGKAFTQHSILTRHHRIHTGEKPYKCKECGKAFTRYSNLIPHLRIHTGDKPYKYKECGKAFKGPSDLTRHNRIHSGEKPHQCKECGKAFTQPSILTRHHRIHTGEKPDNVKRM
- the LOC115502661 gene encoding zinc finger protein 345-like isoform X2 translates to MHMRENPYNTCGKDLKESSSVGDHQTICVGKNTYTCNKSGIVLSQSRRLNAHKTIGPGEKRYTCKDCGIVFHWHSALSQHQQMHAGKKLYKCEECGETFKDCSSLNRHRQIHIREGLDKYQQCGKDFSRHSYLLRHHSIHTGETPYQCKDCGKAFSQRSNLTRHLRIHTGEKPYQCKECGKAFSQHSNLTRHLRIHTGEKPYQCKDCDKAFSRHSHLIQHHRIHTGEKPYQCSECGKAFGQYSHLTQHHRIHTGEKPYQCKECGKAFSFHSNLIEHLRIHSGEKPYQCKECGKAFSYHSVLIHHHRIHTGEKPHQCKECGKAFSQHSKLTGHLRIHTGEKPYKCKECGKAFTTYSNLIRHLRIHTGEKPYQCKDCDKAFSRRSHLIQHHRIHTGEKPYQCSECGKAFGQHSHLTQHHRIHTGEKPYQYKECGKAFSFHSNLIEHLRIHSGEKPYQCKECGKAFSQHSKLTGHLRIHTGEKPYKCKECGKAFTTYSNLIRHLRIHTGEKPYKCKECGKVFTRHSILTRHHRIHTAEKPYKCKKCGKAFTQHSILTRHHRIHTGEKPYKCKECGKAFTRYSNLIPHLRIHTGDKPYKYKECGKAFKGPSDLTRHNRIHSGEKPHQCKECGKAFTQPSILTRHHRIHTGEKPDNVKRM
- the LOC115502661 gene encoding zinc finger protein 345-like isoform X8, whose protein sequence is MHMRENPYNTCGKDLKESSSVGDHQTICVGKNTYTCNKSGIVLSQSRRLNAHKTIGPGEKRYTCKDCGIVFHWHSALSQHQQMHAGKKLYKCEECGETFKDCSSLNRHRQIHIREGLDKYQQCGKDFSRHSYLLRHHSIHTGETPYQCKDCGKAFSQRSNLTRHLRIHTGEKPYQCKECGKAFSQHSNLTRHLRIHTGEKPYQCKDCDKAFSRHSHLIQHHRIHTGEKPYQCSECGKAFGQYSHLTQHHRIHTGEKPYQCKECGKAFSFHSNLIEHLRIHSGEKPYQCKECGKAFSYHSVLIHHHRIHTGEKPHQCKECGKAFSQHSKLTGHLRIHTGEKPYKCKECGKAFTTYSNLIRHLRIHTGEKPYQCKDCDKAFSRRSHLIQHHRIHTGEKPYQCSECGKAFGQHSHLTQHHRIHTGEKPYQYKECGKAFSFHSNLIEHLRIHSGEKPYQCKECGKAFSQHSKLTGHLRIHTGEKPYKCKECGKVFTRHSILTRHHRIHTAEKPYKCKKCGKAFTQHSILTRHHRIHTGEKPYKCKECGKAFTRYSNLIPHLRIHTGDKPYKYKECGKAFKGPSDLTRHNRIHSGEKPHQCKECGKAFTQPSILTRHHRIHTGEKPDNVKRM
- the LOC115502661 gene encoding zinc finger protein OZF-like isoform X12 encodes the protein MHMRENPYNTCGKDLKESSSVGDHQTICVGKNTYTCNKSGIVLSQSRRLNAHKTIGPGEKRYTCKDCGIVFHWHSALSQHQQMHAGKKLYKCEECGETFKDCSSLNRHRQIHIREGLDKYQQCGKDFSRHSYLLRHHSIHTGETPYQCKDCGKAFSQRSNLTRHLRIHTGEKPYQCKECGKAFSQHSNLTRHLRIHTGEKPYQCKDCDKAFSRHSHLIQHHRIHTGEKPYQCSECGKAFGQYSHLTQHHRIHTGEKPYQCKECGKAFSFHSNLIEHLRIHSGEKPYQCKECGKAFSYHSVLIHHHRIHTGEKPHQCKECGKAFSQHSKLTGHLRIHTGEKPYKCKECGKAFTTYSNLIRHLRIHTGEKPYQCKDCDKAFSRRSHLIQHHRIHTGEKPYQCSECGKAFGQHSHLTQHHRIHTGEKPYQYKECGKVFTRHSILTRHHRIHTAEKPYKCKKCGKAFTQHSILTRHHRIHTGEKPYKCKECGKAFTRYSNLIPHLRIHTGDKPYKYKECGKAFKGPSDLTRHNRIHSGEKPHQCKECGKAFTQPSILTRHHRIHTGEKPDNVKRM